GGATTGGGGAAGAACGTCTGTTCGATCAGCGGGAAGCCGTCGCGTCCCAGGCGccgctgcaactgcaacaagtGCGAGAACACCCAGGGTTTGTCCTGaaaagaaattcaaaaataaaaccctgGATAAACCCTTGACACATTTAAAATCTCCAAAACCTTACCTGGAACTGGTAGATCGAGTGCAGCGAGTTGATGCTGGGCACTCCGCCGTACTTCAGGCCCAGGATCGTGGAGCGGAAGTCGCTGGATCCGTCACGCGGCGGCTGGCGAATCAACACAAAGTCCGGCCGGAAGGAGCGCGCCACctggttttgttgttttttttcggtgtgATAttccaaacaaaaatttaagggaTAATTAATAAACAGAGAAACTCACTTAGATTGTAGAATGCAAAACGCTTGAAAcacgttttttttgtaatttttttaaacgaTAAATTCATgaatacaacaaataaaaataaatatttagaagtGGAGATTTTTTCTTTGGGAAACAcgaaattttacatttttctgatACCtttaatgtatatatttttatttattttttctactaATATTCTAGGaagattttgaaataaaattaagaccAAAGTACATTTTATGCTATGATGAACTGGCGCCACCTAGGTCTGGTTAAGCGCACAATACAGGCGGTGTACATTTTTTGCAGCATACTATCAGGCACTGCATAAAATGTTCGAAAATGGATtccttttaattaaacaacaaaataattaaaaactataaaattttttaaaaattcaggaaGGTTTGCAaagaataaattgaaaattctaTGCTTAAAATCGTTTGATAACTAAACAAAGTAAATTCAAGATCTTAAGTAAATCTTCTTCGTTTTCCCACATAGCTTTTTAAGGAGCCACAAAAATCCAATTAACTGCTATAACTTTTTATAACccaagtaaaatatttatagaaaccTTAAAGAACAAGGTTCTTGGCCTATTTCCTCTGTAAACTTTACTTATACAgcattaaatttctttatatatttattatatttcaaaagtCTCTATCCTTAATCCATGTGGCGTCTAATTTCCTGGCCAACACAAGTGTGTCGCTTCGGTTGCGTATTTTTTGTAGAGCTACAAGTGTCTTTTATGGCCACTGATACACGCAAATGCAATGACAGCATCGTAAAGTCAACAAAACGACTTGAAATAAACAAGTGGAATTGGAGCGCCAGAGTGTCGAGCTCAGAGCTACGCAAATAGggaaaaatggggaaaatggaaagcGGTCAAAGGCTGTTGATAGACTGTTGTGCCAAAGCCTAAGTGTTCCTTGGGTGGTGGACTAAGCACGCCCTGCTGGCCACCTAAAGTCCTCTTCCTACCATTCCATGTCCTTTGACGAGAGTCCCCTTCAATGTCTCTATTACTCTGCAGAGTGCAGGAGGACAATAAAAGCCCCGGAGCAGATAGCTCGGACACTGCCATTGCACTAATTAAGCGCAAACAACCCAGGTGGGGGCACTGCAAAAAACTGTTATTCATAAAAAAAGGATGGCTCCTAATTAAGACATAACATGTTGGCTGTAAAAATGATAATTTTGGGCCTCAGATCAGGTAATTCTGTTTAAATATTAGTCTGACTTTAAaaggtaaatatttacttaggattataaattagtttttgaagaagtaataaaattataaatttaatttatattttttcaagtatTTCTTCAAGCTTTCTctatttttaataagttttCTTTCCAGTGCCTAACATAACTCACCCGAGTGCCACTCCGATAGGCAGCCATGGTGACAACCGGTCCAGTGTCCGCGCTGGAGACCACCGTAATGTCCTGCCAAGGGACAACAGTAATTAGCCCGATTACCGGATGAGGAATGCTAAGAGTATGTGTGTAGGTAGGTACTTACCCTGAACTCGGCCTGCTCCACTCGGATGTCGAAGTCACCGTGCAGTCGCCTGCCGCGGAAATACTTGGACCAGTCCGTGTTCTGGTCATCGAGCACCAGCAGAGTGAAGTACTTGTCCTTGTTGAAGGTCGGAGCCCGCTGTGTGGCGCTCTGGACCGCAGCTcctgttttattatttttgtgtgggGAAAGATGTCAGTCGAGACCATGTCCAGAAGCTAAAAGTTAATCCCTACACTCAGAAAATAAGTGCTCTTTTTGCCACAGGAAAAGTATTTATACTGATCaccaaatttctttaaatcGAGCAAGTAATACTGGGtttcaaaatgttttaagatttatttaatattatttttcaagtgtCTTTGAACATGTTTTAgagatttttaagatatatatctttttattgaaggaatttcatttttttttagagttggatatatttttggaAAGTAAAAGGTATGAACCTTTCGATTTTATACTTTTCCTTAACTTAATATATGTTACAGGAGCTAAAggagattattattattcatttaaatggaaatttgaTAATAGAAAACATCAGTTTCTGATCTCTTTAACTACTATTTATTACCTGCGGAAcaatcaaataatttaattattaaattctacTCTACTTGAGTGACAAATAATGTGAATACCATGAAGATACAAAATTCCAATCTCAAAGAACACATGACTTGGAATGATTTAATGATTCCTAAAGAGTCTGCTTGTATGACTAGTATAGTATTTGTTCTGAGTGTAGGTGATTCCCCCCTAAACGCATTCCATTTCGTACCCAATATGGAGGCGCCCTGATCCCGGGCTGCGCCGGTCAAGCTTTGAACCCGCTGCAACAGAGACTCGCGCGACTTGGCCGGACTGGTCGGAGCACTCACTCCTCGCGGCGGAGCTGGTGCGGCCGTGGTCGGGGCCTTGCCGGCTCCAAAGCTCAGCGAGAGCTCCGGAGCGGCTCCAGAGGGTTGACCCGGAGCCGGGGGCGGTGGCATGTTCGGCGGACCACCGCTGGCCGCTGGCGGCTTTGTTGGCTGATCCTGGATGGGACGAGCCGCCGGCGGAAGGCTGTTGGGATCGACATCGTCTACCTCGGAAGACAAGTCTCCCGAGCTGAATCTGTTAGTAGttgggcgtgtgtgtgtgtgtagtgtgtgtTCATGGTGTGGGTTTCATTTCCCGGACAAGTAAAGAGGTCACAGTGTGCGGTGCAGGAGGGTGAGGAGAGAGTTAAACAAATGGAGGGCGACACAGAGATCCGCCGGAGAGAAAAGATAGAGAAGGGCGAGAGAAATAGACGAACATATGAAATTTCAAATTAGTCTCGTTCAACTGGGGCCCCCGCTCTCTCTTTCGAGGGGGGCACTTCCTTTTTTAAGGTCTTTACCTTCTCTTCAGGAAATTAACATTGGAAGTGAAGCTCGATTTGAACGACGAGAAATTCAGGGTGCTGCTTTTAGGCTCCTTTTGAAGAAACATTAAACAGAAACACAGAGAGTAGAGTTAACGCTTAGCTAGAGTGCTTTCAATTTTGGGCATTCATTTGGCAAATACCAGAATTCACAGTGCATAGACATTAAGGCATACATATGTAGTAAGTTAAAGCGtcacataaacataaaataaggCATTCTCGGCagatatataacatatatactATGTATGTAAGTCCAGCTATCTAACCCAATTCCCGTACCCTTTAGCTAATGGGATTCGGTGCTGTGGTCAGCAATGTTCACCTAGGGCAAAAGTTCTCCCTTTGATCCTGAACTTTCTCTAATTGAGTTAGCAGCGTTTGGCCCtcggggcgtatgcgcaatgtggTCACTTCGAATGTGCATTTTCACAGTGAAAGATGgtaaaaatcgtaaaaaacATTACCGTCAGACGGACGGTAATGTACTGAAGTGGGTGGAAAACTCATTTCAAATTTCATATGTCCAACTGGTTTAATGATTagtaaatttgcatttaatgttGATTCGTTTACGAATCCCCTCTGTACATTATTTCACTTACAAAACTGCCCGGAAGGCAGAGTAAATGTGTTCGGTAGACCGTGAGATGGCAAAAGTTGCATTTTGCGGTTAGAAAAATGTCGTGAGATTGTGTGCAGCGGACGGAGATAGAGAGGTAGTCGAGAGTTAAgtgaaaactaaaattccattaaaaaatttgcaattaaGGTGGCTTAAACtgagctttaattaaaataagcaTCACGAACGggacataaaaataaatggcaTGAGGACAAAAGTAAGCTGATGGCAACAGGTGTACGAAACAAGGACACTAAAGGACAATGGCCATTCGATGGTATTTCGCAAAAGCTGCCAAAAGAGAACAGGGGAAATACACTGAAGATAAACTGGGGGAGTTTTAAGGCTCTTTTGAAGAGGTTTTAAGGAACtggaatataatatatatttatttaatatttcttttagaaGCTTTgccaattttaaatgtatttctttAGGAAAAAAGTCCTTAAAGTCCAAGCTCTTTGTGATTTAGGTGGCTTTTTTAGTGAGCCTTTTATATGACCAAGAGCCTTTTGTGTGGCACAAAACGTCAGAAATCAATTGGCAAAGATTGGGGCGGTGGCCTCCGAGGAAAACCCTGGTGCTTGGTGCTTGGTGCTCCTTACTCGGGCCATGTCAACAGTGTCAAACACTTGTGGCCAAAAAAACGGCGTTGTGcgttttgtatttattgtcGTGGCCCGCAGGCCTTTAGGCACTGCCAGTGCCACTTGAAACTTTTCAGTTTCCCCCTCTCTATATAGTATTATTATAACGGCGTTCGGTTTAGTCCCCAGCAAACACACAAGCGTAAAACCGACCGCCTGCGGGGCTATTTGTGTTTATGCGAAAAGGTTCGTGGGCCAAAAGTGGGAAAACAAAAGATGGAAAACTGAAAAGCAATTTGTTGATGAAAGCGAAGCCAGGCGTCGGCCTAATATACAGTATGTGTGtggatgatgacgatgatgatgtgtgtgtggcatATGTATTTTAGAGTGATATAATTGGGTGCCAGAGCCAAGCTGTGGTGAGTGAGCAGTAGCAGATGGATCCCAGATCTCGCTCTGGGAACAGTCTTACCGGTGGCGGGGCGCAGATTCGCCCACACCCTGCAGTTGCGATGGCGCTAATATTGACAGAGGTCGACAATTAAGTCGAGCAGTTGGCCTCCGTTACGCTTTTGGGGGTCTCCTGTGGTCCAACACAGA
Above is a genomic segment from Drosophila kikkawai strain 14028-0561.14 chromosome 3R, DkikHiC1v2, whole genome shotgun sequence containing:
- the LOC108085883 gene encoding synapsin, which translates into the protein MPPPPAPGQPSGAAPELSLSFGAGKAPTTAAPAPPRGVSAPTSPAKSRESLLQRVQSLTGAARDQGASILGAAVQSATQRAPTFNKDKYFTLLVLDDQNTDWSKYFRGRRLHGDFDIRVEQAEFRDITVVSSADTGPVVTMAAYRSGTRVARSFRPDFVLIRQPPRDGSSDFRSTILGLKYGGVPSINSLHSIYQFQDKPWVFSHLLQLQRRLGRDGFPLIEQTFFPNPRDLVSEH